The genomic window TGCCACCATAGATAGTGAATCTTATACTTCCTGATATCAGCTGAGATAAGGATTTGACTTCTCTAAAGAGCATAAAGCATCACTTAAAATGATTGCAAATATATGTACCTTCGACTTCCTCTACAAGAACAGGAACGGGATATGCCTGAAATGAAATCACTTGCAGAGTTATACTTCCTGATGCCAATATAAAAAGTGAATCTTATGTTCAAATTCTTACAGTGTTCAAGCTgtttaaacaatcaaatttcCTTCCAGCTTCCCTAAATTTTAACCAACCCATCACCAACCTACAACACAAAAGAATAATGAGGTGGATCTTAAAATAAGGACATGCCTCAAGATAGAAGCATTGCACTCGTTATCAAGAGCACCCACCCGTTTCCAACAGAAACCTGCAAAATATCACATGAATGAAAAAGTAATCACATCTTCAATCGCAGCTTATAATAACTCTTCAGAAGGAAAATTGAAGGTGAAAGTATTAAAGTACTAACCACATTCAAGTTGTACCGACTACACTGAAAAAGAATGCATATATCACCAATTGCACGGTCCACAATGGATTGTGCTGTGAAGTAGACGAAAACAGTGTTACTAGAAGGCCAAGAACACAACAAAGAGGGATGCATAACTAATATCCGTATAAAAATCTCAATACGTATTCgtttagaagaaaaacataactaaaacATTATACGTTGCTTCCAAATTCACCTTTGAAAGCTGATGGATGCATGTAGTAGATATCTCTTTTCGAAGCATGTCTATTTTCTTGCAGAAGTTGTTGGACTATCAACAATACTCTTAGCAACATATCTGAAAGTAAAAACACCGCAATGTGATGCTATATTAAGATAACACTAATGTACTTGTAGAATTATCTGAAACCTGACTCACCGATTCTGTAGGTTTGTGGTTCCTTCTTAAGAGTGAAAATTTCCTGACCCTTTGGTTTATCAGAGCTGCATAAGCTATAGACAGCAGAATAAAATGGTAAATTCATGAGGTCTTAGTTTTCAATACTCGTTGACGTTGTGCTTAAATCCTTCAAAAATGTCTCGAACCAAAGACCAAACACGTCTGATTCTTCAatcaaagaaagtgaaaacaaaattgaataatcGAGATCGAAGAGAGACAAACCAATCAGCTTCTGGATTCATGCAATAGTTCCTGAATTGATTGATGGAAATTTTTGGAGATCTTCCTTCAGCCAGATCTACAACGACCGATTGAGTAAAATCTGCTCAAAAAACCGAAACATAGTGATGAACAACGGAAGAGCCAGCGAAGTCATCGACTAGAAATTTCGACATAGATTAGAGGACAAATTACTCAATACGATTCGGAAAATTTTGGGATTTTCTGATACCTTTGATCCTTTGAAGCAAATTAGTCGATTCTGAAATAGCGAATTTTCCCTCCATCTCTTTCGAgtttcaaaactgaaaaatgcAATGGTCGACGAATTTTTGTAGACGGGAAGAAAAGGGATGGGTGCGAAAAGCTTGCCGTTAAAACCTTCGAATTTAAACATGCGTGTCGTTTAGTTCCTACTTTCCATGACGTTGGGCCATTGGCATTTAGGCCCGATACGTAACTGACGTGTCATTTTAAAAACGCATGTGTTTTTAAACACGTTGGGCCGTTGGCTTTTAGGCCCGATCCGAAACTAGGCAAAGTGATTGTGAAAAAGATTCATGATAACAATCAAACCAatataaatcgatttattcAGACTTGGAGACATTTTAGTGATGCcaatataaaataatcatgtgcactaaatttgaaataattaatgtGTATGGTAAACTAGATTAGAATTAGTTCTAGACTTCTAGTGGTCGAGATTTGTTCATAAGCTTTATGCTCGGACACGTGAGGAACATACCAAAATGTTCGAATCTATTATGCCATACActtattttaatcatttcttcTCTATGATAGATTGCTCacctaatttatatataatctaagaATATACTACTTAGCTTTAACGTATTTTATCCGATAACGAATTCATGATACCAAAAAAGttctaaaacaaaagaggCATCTTGTATTATTTATAGTATTTCTAACTAAAACACAACACTGATAACATTTAAATTGCTTTGTTCCGTTTAATTagtaaacaaatgaaaagctGTCGCGTCGGTGGTTGGGTTTCATTCGGAAAGATTTAAAAGTAAAGCGCACGGATTTTAAGGTCGTtcaacatttaaattttttttgaaagtaaaatcatatatcaatGCAATGTGTAATCTTGTAACGTATAAACTAATGAGAGATACCTAAAGAAAAGAAGCCTCGCGCCTAAACAGAAACATAAGATTAAAATAAGTAATATAGAAGCATAAACTTAAGCAAGATTTTATTCCTCGtgaaaatattacattttgtaattttattttctctagtATTAAAAAAGGAACAACTAATTAACGGAAATACTTAAGGAATTAAGAACAGAGAGGTCTCATACTTAGTCAAGTTTGGTGAAGCTATCAAAGAGAATGTCTTCGTGTTGTCCGCCGACGACATAGTCAAGAATCCCTTCCGCCGCCACTTTTAAGCCTGCGCCTTCGCCTGGGATGATGGTAGACGAAACCGGGAGATCGGAGGTGCGTGCGAAGAAGAAAACGGCAGCGAGAAAGAGAGCCGTGGAGAGAAAAAGTGGCCAGAAGTAAGATAGAACGGTGAGGAAACCGGGAGAATAAGCGACGAGAGCTACGGTGAGGAGAGATAAAACAAAGGCAAACACGATTTGCAACTTGAACTTCAAAAGCTTCTCCCGGAACTCCATCTCCGATCACCGACAAAGATCTGTGAGTCTGTGACTGTTGTGTTAACACGAGAAAGATGGAGtgaagagagatagagatataTCTAAAAGAGAGATAGTACAATGCtaactctctctctgtctttccTCTGAGTGTCTATACGTAAAGAAATAGGAAAGATTCTCTGTGACAAGGATAACGTCAAAATCTcaagttattttgtttttaaacgcGTTTGAAAATTAtactgtttttcttctaacgaaaatgataatatatttttaagatttttatgTTACTTTGTTCTGTGACTTGtatgaacatttttttttttgtaaagttgTCGTAAAAGTCAAAGAATGAAACATTTTCTGACATAAATAGTAAATCGTACAAAGCTAAAATAATGATAAGAGAGATATTTTCAATTCAGTTATAATGTTGTCCGTTTTGCATGATTGAATTTTTAACTTTGGATTCAGGCCGACCAAAATATGGGCCTTTAAAAGCCCGATTTGGGTTGCTAACAGACGACTACTCTTTTGTTAGAACTTACACGAGCCGCCGTTTCTACTTTCTAGCTCTGGCAAAACGGCGAGGCATTTTCTTTAAACATATCAACATACAATTAGCAGCATCTCTACAAGTTTACACTTCTCTCATAAAACCCAACTCTACGAATAAAAGAGAAGGTGTTTTCATTTATCCTCTTCGTCTAATTGCATCCAAACTCTCAGCAGAGACAAATACAGCTTGCTTTTAACGTCACAAGGCTCGAACCAGACGAGCTGCAAATGCTCCATCTAGTGAGTGTTTCACTGGGTTTGATAAAAAGAAGCCTTGTGAGGTTACAAAACTCGACGGTACAAAACTGGTTACTGGATCTATGGTGAATTCCTGTGAAAGCAGAGAGACTATTTGTTAATATCAACATCTGAAGGAAAGCAAATGGATTATAAAGATTCTTACAGGATGTCTTAAGAGAAATGCTTCGACCCTTCCTTCATTTTCCTCGGGGTCTATGGAGCAAGTACTGTATACCAACACCCCACCGTGCTTCACCAGTCTTTGAGATTCAATCAAGAGTGTCACAGATAAAAGTATCAGATAAGTCGCATATTAGTGTTTCAGAATTAATCAAATGACTCATCAAAATGTATGTACAGAGTGCATACTTGGAGGCAGAATCAAGAAGCTCATCCTGCAGTTTAGTGAGCTCTAACATGTCCTCAAGTTTACGGTTCCAGCGCAAATCCGCTCTCTACAAAATACAGATTAATGGGAACAGGTTAATCAGATCAGGTCAATTCAACTAGCAATGTTAAATCTTGCTGGCGAAACAGTTAGATAAACTTTTCTCATGTTAACCTTGGAGAGGACGCCGAGTCCAGAACACGGGGCATCAAGCAAAACTTTGTCATATTGTACTTCATTGGTTTCCTAAAACACATTAAGTTGGAAGGAAGCATGTGAGTAGCTTACAAACTTGGAAACTTCAGATACTCAAATAATGTTAACTTACAGCAAAGACACGAAGATCAGAATGAATGGTTGTGATAAGTCCATCAACTTGGTGTGATTTTGCTGTCTCACCAAGAATTCTTAGCCGTCCTTCATTCACATCCATAGCATATATCATACCTATAATCGATTCGAGTTTGCCAGTTTGAGGATGGAATCAGTCAAGTATAGTAgaaaagtttctcaaaataGATAATTTAATTCAACATTAATGTACAATAGAGGAAAATAAGGGGTCTTTGTAATATTACCTTGGCCTTTCAAGCAAGATGCCATGAATAGGGTCTTTCCTCCAGGAGCAGCACATGCATCC from Arabidopsis thaliana chromosome 3, partial sequence includes these protein-coding regions:
- a CDS encoding uncharacterized protein (unknown protein; FUNCTIONS IN: molecular_function unknown; INVOLVED IN: biological_process unknown; LOCATED IN: endomembrane system; EXPRESSED IN: 18 plant structures; EXPRESSED DURING: 12 growth stages; BEST Arabidopsis thaliana protein match is: unknown protein (TAIR:AT4G16400.1); Has 29 Blast hits to 29 proteins in 8 species: Archae - 0; Bacteria - 0; Metazoa - 0; Fungi - 0; Plants - 29; Viruses - 0; Other Eukaryotes - 0 (source: NCBI BLink).); its protein translation is MEFREKLLKFKLQIVFAFVLSLLTVALVAYSPGFLTVLSYFWPLFLSTALFLAAVFFFARTSDLPVSSTIIPGEGAGLKVAAEGILDYVVGGQHEDILFDSFTKLD
- the ATSPO11-1 gene encoding Spo11/DNA topoisomerase VI, subunit A protein, giving the protein MEGKFAISESTNLLQRIKDFTQSVVVDLAEGRSPKISINQFRNYCMNPEADCLCSSDKPKGQEIFTLKKEPQTYRIDMLLRVLLIVQQLLQENRHASKRDIYYMHPSAFKAQSIVDRAIGDICILFQCSRYNLNVVSVGNGLVMGWLKFREAGRKFDCLNSLNTAYPVPVLVEEVEDIVSLAEYILVVEKETVFQRLANDMFCKTNRCIVITGRGYPDVSTRRFLRLLMEKLHLPVHCLVDCDPYGFEILATYRFGSMVRFCYKI